The sequence ATCGGCTGACCGTCCGGATTCCGACGGATGGCCGGATCTCGTTATTCACCGCGCGGTGAGGCCCCGCCGATCCTAGGATCGCTCCCGAAACCACGTACCGAGCACGTACCGCGAGCGAGCGACGGGGGAGTCCCTCTATGCCAGGTGCCATCCATGCCGAAGGTCTGGTGAAGACTTTCGGTGACGTACGAGCCCTGGACGGAGTCGACCTCGATGTCCCCGAGGGCACCGTCCTCGGGCTGCTCGGACCCAACGGCGCGGGCAAGACGACCGCCGTACGGGTCCTGACCACCCTCCTGCGCCCCGACAGCGGAGCTGCGTTCGTGGCCGGGATCGACGTGCTGAAGAAGCCCAACGAGGTACGCCGCTCCATCGGGCTCTCCGGGCAGTTCGCCGCCGTCGACGAGTATCTGACCGGCCGCGAGAACCTCCAGATGGTCGGGCAGCTCTACCAGATGAGCGCCCGCGACGCGAAGGCCCGGGCGGGCGTCCTGCTGGAGCGGTTCAACCTCGCCGACGCCGCCGACCGTACGGCCAAGACGTACTCCGGCGGCATGCGCCGCCGCCTCGACCTCGCCGCCGCCCTGGTCGTCTCGCCGCCCGTGATGTTCATGGACGAGCCGACGACCGGCCTCGACCCGCGCAACCGGCAGCAGCTCTGGGACGTCATCGAGGACCTGGTGGCAGGCGGTACGACGCTACTGCTGACCACGCAGTACCTGGAGGAGGCCGACCGCCTCGCCAACGACATCTGCGTCATCGACCACGGCAAGGTCATCGCCCGCGGCACCTCCGACGAGCTCAAGGCCCGCACCGGCGGCGAGCGCGTCGAGGTCGTCGTGCACCGCCCGGACGAGATCGAACCCGCCCGGTCCGTGCTGACCACCCTCGGCAAGGGCGAGGTCAGCGTCGTACGGCTCTCGCGCAAGCTGACCGTCCCGGTGAGCGGCGGGGCCAAGCTGCTCGCCGAGATCATCCGCGAGCTGGACGGCAGCGGCGTGGAGATCGACGACATCGCCCTGCGCCGCCCGACCCTGGACGACGTCTTCCTCTCGCTCACCGGCCACGCGGCCGAGGGCCATGACAACGACGACAAGGAGGAGACCCCGTGAGCACCACCACCAAGGACGCTCCCGTCCTGACCCCACGGCCCTCCGGCGGCGTGGTCCAGTCGGTCAAGGACTCGCTCGTCG is a genomic window of Streptomyces sp. SID8374 containing:
- a CDS encoding ATP-binding cassette domain-containing protein, whose product is MPGAIHAEGLVKTFGDVRALDGVDLDVPEGTVLGLLGPNGAGKTTAVRVLTTLLRPDSGAAFVAGIDVLKKPNEVRRSIGLSGQFAAVDEYLTGRENLQMVGQLYQMSARDAKARAGVLLERFNLADAADRTAKTYSGGMRRRLDLAAALVVSPPVMFMDEPTTGLDPRNRQQLWDVIEDLVAGGTTLLLTTQYLEEADRLANDICVIDHGKVIARGTSDELKARTGGERVEVVVHRPDEIEPARSVLTTLGKGEVSVVRLSRKLTVPVSGGAKLLAEIIRELDGSGVEIDDIALRRPTLDDVFLSLTGHAAEGHDNDDKEETP